A region of the Flavobacteriaceae bacterium MAR_2010_188 genome:
TTAGCTATTAAAAAAGAAGCACTACAACCTATCGACAATTTAAATCTTGTGGTGTTAAGTAGCTGGATGCAAAACGAAGTAAATAAAAGTGAATTGTTCAGCAATTATAATACGACTCTAATCCCAAATGGTCTTGATTCGACTATTTTTAAGCCAAGTGATAAGAATTTCTGTAGAGAGTTATTGGACATTCCTTTAGATAAAAAGGTAATCCTATTTGTTTCAGACCTATTTTCCCGTCAGCTAAAAGGGTTTGAATTTATGAAAAGGGCCATGTTGCAAATCAAAAACAAAGATGTTTTGTTCCTCTCAGTGGGTGGGGGCTTTGATGAGCCTCTAAACAATAATAATCATAAACACATAGGATTTATTAATGATGAAAAATTAATGAGCGTCGTGTATTCTGCAGCCGATGCATTTGTAATTCCATCTTTAATGGATAATCTCCCCAATACGGTGATGGAATCAATTATGTGCGGCACACCAGTCATTGGTTTTCCAGTTGGTGGCATAAAAGATATGATTAAAGATAATTTAAATGGCCATTTGACTGATGAAATTAGCGTTGCATCTTTAGCAGACGGGATTAATGATTTTTTGAATAAATCAGATAGCTTTGATACAGATGCGATTAGAAAAGATGCTGTTGAAAGATACGATTTGTCAATACAGGTAAATGCGTATATAAATCTTTATCAAAGTCTTATTACATAATATCAGTTATAAAATTAGAAGTATCTCTCAACATATCAATTATTACTGTAAATTTTCGACTTAGGGAAGACTGTTGAGGTTACTATCAACTCTGTAGGGTTCCAAACCTAAAATAATATAGAATTTCTCATTATGGTGGAGCATCACCAAATATATCGTTGAACATTGTTAAATCATTTGGATATATAATGGATAAACTTATTTCAGAATCAGATGAGGTGTTAACTATGCCATTAACAAAGATATAACCTTAGTTTCACGACACGAAATTATTGTTTTTGAGGGTCTGATAATAATGCTATGTACATCTCAGATTGTAGAAAAGTAAAATTTACATATTTTTTGCCAACAGAATAATGGCGTATACGACGCAATAGATAAAAATAGATGATATGCTGGCCGACTCTCCATTAGATTCTCAAATTCTTTTTGACAGAATTTTTATTACGATACGATTTACATCACTCTAAAAAAAATCTCAATAATTTATGCTAATGACAATTCGGCTAAATTTTGATTAACATAAAATAATCTTTACATATATTTTTTTTGAGCAATAATCTTACATGACATATTTTCTTATCACTAACTTGTGGCGGTTAAATTAGCATAGTATTTTTGCAACTCGATAATATCCGTTAAATAGATGGAAAACTTTCAATCAAAACCGATTGGCGCAACGCGGATTTATTCAATCTGTTTGACATTACTTAAACCCTTTAAAGACAATTGAGCAAGCACATTTATTTTCTTCATCTTCCAAAAACCGCAGGGACTTCATTAGATGTTTTACTCAAATTACAATATTCAAAAAAGGACATACACCCATGGGATAACGTTAATTTCCCCGAATTACAGGCCAAGTACCGAGATAAACTTCTTCAGCCTCAAGAATTCAAAATATTAAAAGGGCATTATACCTATGGAATACATCAATATTTTTCTGGTGCAGAAGATTTTAAATATATAACTTTCCTTAGAAATCCTGTAGACCGAGTTAAATCACATATTCGACAATATCTTCGAATGCCCAACTCGTATATTTACAAAGAATTTAAGAAAGAAAATAATCTCTTTAATTTCATAAGGAATAACTCGTCGTTTGGATTATCTAACCTGCAAACTGGCTGGATATCAGGTCATAACGATACAACGGGACTAGATTTAGACAAATTGTTTCATGAGGCTATTTTGAATATAGAGAAAGACTTTATGTATGTGGGTATTGTTGAACAATTTGATGAAAGCCTTTTTCAGATATACAAATTGTTAAACTGGAAATATAAACCATACTATAGCGCACTCAATAAATCATCAGAAAAAGAAATAGACAACATACAGTTTGATAACGATTGTATTAAACTTATCGAAGACTTAAATTATTACGATATGCAGCTCTATAAAAAATATAAAGCCAAGGTCATTTTAAATCATTCTACAGTTAATCAAGATGAATATATGACATATATTAATCGCTTAAAATTATTCCAGAAAATTCATGTGGCTTACCTTACGATGAAAAATTATATAAGATAATTGAGATTTTCCTTGTGTCAAATTCATTTTTAGTTAACATACTAGTAATCATGTTGTCCCAAATTTTAGTTAATAGATAGTCAAAATAAAAATTGATATTAATATGTGACATCATTTCTTGATTTATAATAATTCAAAAATTTGATACCTAAAGTTTCCGTAATTACCGTAACATATAATGCAAAAAATACGATTAATGATACCATTCATTCTGTATTGTCACAGACTTATTGTAACCTAGAATATATTATAATCGATGGGCAATCCCATGATGGAACATTAGATATTATTAGAGGTTATGGAGATGCTATTGATAGCTTAACCTCGGAGCCGGATCACGGCATCTATGATGCTATGAACAAGGGTATTATCAAGTCCAGTGGAGATTACATTCTATTTCTTGGTGCAGATGATGTTCTTTATGATTCGGAGACTATTAATACAGTTTCCGAAAATCTGGTAAACCAAAATGATCTTGTGTATGGGAATGTCATAAAAGTGCCTCAGAATATAGTCTATGATGGTCCGTTTAATCTTTTTAAATTAATATACAAGAATATCTGTCATCAGGCTATCTTCTACCATAAAAGAATTTTTGATACCAATGGCCTTTATAGATTGGAATATAAGGTTAATGCAGATTGGGATTTTAATTTAAGATGTTTTCAAAATCCTAACATTAAAACAGTATATATTCAACAAAACATTGCTTATTTTAATGCTGAAGGAGTAAGTTCTAATACCCATGATGAAGCATTTGAGTTTCAAAAGAAACGACTCATTGCGATTATGCCTATCTGGGTAAAAATTTGTTTTAAATTCCGGAAATATTATTTTATGAAATGGGTCTCGAAAAATTTCTTAAATTTTAATTATGACTAAAGTTTCGGTTATTGTTCCTAATTATAATCACGAAAAATTCCTGGCTCCCCGTTTAGAATCTATAGTGAATCAGACTTATAAAGATTTTGAACTTATTATATTAGATGATGCTTCAACTGATAATAGCCTTGAAATTATAGAAAATTATGTTAATCACTTTCCCGGACTAATCAAGTTTTATCCGTCCGATCAAAATTCTGGCTCGCCGTTCATTCAATGGGATAAAGGTATAAAATGTGCTGAAGGCGAATATATATGGATTGCGGAAAGTGATGATTTCGCCTCGATTTACTTTTTAGAATATTTGGTTCCTCTATTAGAAGAGAATAAGGAAGTGGGCATTGTATGTGCTAAATCCAATGCAATAAATGCTAATGGTATTGAGATTTCTGAGGTGCATCCTATCTTTAGAGGATTTGAACCTCAACTATTTACAACAAATGTTTCATTGACAAAATATTTTAAAGGAATACGCTTTATAGAGAATGATTTAGTTTATAGATGTCTTATTCCCAACGTAAGCGGAATTTTAATTCGTAAATCTAACTATTTAGGGGCGGGTGGTTTAAATCTTGACTATAAGAGGAATGGTGATTATGATTTGTATTTCAGATTACTTTCATTTTCCGATATTATATTTTATAATCGAACATTAAATAATACTCGGTATCACGATGAAAAATTAACCGCTTCCAATAACGCACAGTCCTTTAAAGAATTGTCGAGCATTTTAAAGCCAATTTTTAATACGTTAAAATTATCATCCTCCAAAAGACTTGAAATAATGTCTTTTTACTTTACGGTATATAAATATGATATTTTTCTAAATGACACGTTTTCTGTTATCGAGAAGATTAAAATATTTAAGAATTTATCTAGTTTGAGTGGTGAATTAAACATCAAATTTTTTAAATTTTGCCTCCAAAGATTGAAAATTTATCTAGCTAAAAAATTAAAATAAAAGTGAAGCATTGCAAGACTATACTTTTCGTTGTCCATGAATCTAAAAAGTCTGGAGCGCCTTTGCTATTGCTTAATTTGTTAAGAATGTTTGAACAAAGTGCAGCTTTTAATATAGAGATACTTATTAGTAAAACGGGTGAGTTAGATGATGCTTTTGATGCCATTGCAGCCACTTATTTTTATAACCCCAAATACCTCTCAGCGTTAAATTTAAAATCTAAAATACTTCGTAAAGTTTTGCCTAAAGCGCAAACCCTTAAAAGGTATCAAAAGAACTTATATCACAATTTAGAAGCTAAGAACTACGATTGTATTTATTTTAATTCTTTAGGCTGTTATCCTATATTTCCTTTTTTAGAAAACTACAAAGCTAAAAAAGTAGTGCATGTGCACGAGCTAAACGATGTGGTGTCTGGTATGGATCAACACACCGTTAAAAAAATGTTAAATAACGCAGATGTAATAGTATCGAGCTATAATGTGGTTACGGATTTTTTGAAAAATCAATTTCAAATTCAGCAAAACGATATTTTACAAAATGCGGTGTATTTGTTTCCAGATCGAAAAGTAGCCATAGATGCTTTAGATGAAGTCCCAAAACCCGCTGATGCTATATTTAGAATAGGCGGTTGCGGCAGTGTAGAGTTGAGAAAAGGAACAGATATTTTTGTTGATTTTGCCATTAAGACCATTAAGGAAATGCCAGAGGTGTCGTTAGAATTTATTTGGGTAGGAAATGCGCAGACAGAATTGGCGGAAACCCTAAAAGCAACAATAAAAACAGAAAAATTAGAACATCATATAACCTTTGTTGGGAGCACGCCCACTCCGGAAGTTTATTTTAAAACACTAGATGTGTTCTTCTTATCCTCTCGCGAGGAAGCGTTTGGCTTAGTCGCTCTTGAAAACGCCTATTGTAAGAATCCTTTAGTTTGTTTCGATATTATCGGGGATCTTCCGTTATTTATTAATCAATACAAGTGTGGGAAGGTGATTCCAAAATATGATTTCAACGTTTTTAAAGCTTTTATTATGGAGTTAATTGAAGATTCGTCGTATGCAAGGGCATTAGGTGAAGAAGGAAAGAAAGCGGTAGTTAATTATTTTAATATAGAAGACCAAGCTAAAGTTATTAAAGAAGTACTTGTTTTATGATTTCCATAATTATTCCATCAAGAAATGCGCTAGCTTTAAACAGAATTAGTGAAAACATTTCAAAAACCATTGGGGTTCCATTCGAAATTATTGATTACGATAATACGGATGATGGTTTTGGTATCTGCAAGATATATAATGTGTGCGCCGCCAAAGCCATCTGCAGTTACTTAGTATTTTGTCACGATGATATTGAATTTTGTTCCCACGATTGGGGAAAGGTACTATTAAAAATCCTTGGAGAAACAACTATTGGGATAGTTGGGGTTACTGGTGCCACTTTTAAATCCAAATACCCTGCTCCCTGGGTCTCAATACCTCAGAAGCATTACCGCTGCCAACTGACAAATAATTTTCCTGATAATGAATCCGATTACGAAGAAGTGGCGGTACTTGATGGTTGTTTTATGGCTATGAGAAAGCAAGTTTGGGAGGAATTTAAATGGAATGACAGACAAATTCCAGATTTTCATCTTTATGATATTGATATTTCGGAAAGAGTTTTTAGAAATTACAGATTAGTAGTTGCAAAGAACTTGTCGGTAAATCATCGGTCAGAAGGGAATTTTGACGAGATTTGGTTTAAACAATCGAAAAACTACTTTGAAATTAACTCTAACAAATTTCCAATTACTGTAGAAAGGATGAGTCCGAAGTATGAAGATTATTTAAATGCTTATTCTATTAAATCCCTTCTTTTTAGAAGAGGTAGGATAAATCTTTCAATTTTTGAAGTGCTAACTTACTCTATTCAAATTTTAATAAATTACCCTAAAATCTTTTCCTTCGGTTTGCTTAAAAATATAATTAAACCCAAATGAGCAGGCTCACAATCATATACTTTCTACCTGACGAAGCTCTTGGAGTCGCAACCATAGTTAAAAACTTATTGGAATATAGAAAAATACATTCAAATTTTTATTATAAGGTCATCCTTACGCGACAACTAGAAAGAGAAGCACAACATATCGACTATCAGTTTAACGCGGATGAGCAGCTGGTCTTTAAGTATAGTGGACTTGATAATTTAACTGGCGTATTAAAAAGATTAAAGGGATATATACCAAACGATAAATCCATATTAGTGGCAAATGATGGGCTGGAATTGAGAATGGTGAATTATTTTAGACTCCAAAATCCGGTGATTTATATTATCCATGGGGATTTTGACTATTATTATAAAATCTCACGATTGTATCAAGGTGTGATAGATAAATTTATAGCTTATAGCTTACAGACGGAAGCAAGGTTAATTCAGTTACTCAATCCTGAGGATCTCCACCATATTGAACTTCTATATTATCCAGTACCTGAAAAACCGTTGAGACAAATTCAACCTAAATCGTTGGATTTATTATTTGTCGGATCTTTCGTAGATAGAAAAGGCGTTCAATTTCTGCCAGAAATTTACAAATCGATAAAAGATAAATTAGGTAACATAAGTTTCAAAATAGCCGGTTTTGGTAAGTTAGAGCCAATGTTAAAATCTGGCTTCCGTAATGAGAGCACTGTTCAATTAGTAGGTAAAGTTTCTAATGATGATGTATTTAGACTTATGATGGAGGCTAAGGTTTTGGTTTTTCCTTCGTTATCGGAAGGCCTTCCAAATGTTGTTGTAGAGGCGATGAAATGTGGATGCGTTCCTGTTTGTAGTGACATTAAGAGTGGAATCCCAGATCTTATTGACCATGGGATAGAAGGATTTATAGTGGATACTGGAAATGTTACAAGGTTTGCGGAACATATTGTAAAATTGCTTGAAAATGAAAAATTACTACATGAGATGGCATTTAATGCAGCCAACAAAGCTCATGAGATGTTTAAGCCTAACAAAAATGCCGAAAATTACGAAAATGCCGTTGTGAATACTGTGGCTCAAACGAAGAGTTATGTATCTGGAGACCTTGGCCGCTTGCTGAATCACCCCATATTTCCTAACTTTGTCGTCAAACAAATTAGAAAACTCGGACTAAGTACTAAGTTATAATCATTAAATTCGGAAATGGCAGTAAACAAACCTTTGGTTAGCGTGTTGATGACCGCATTTAATAGAGAAAAATATTTACAGAGCGCGGTAGAGAGCCTGCTAAAGTCAACTTATTATAATTGGGAATTGATAATCCTAGATGATTGTTCTACGGATTCAACATTCAGCTTGGCGCAGCACTTAGCGGCAAAAGATGAGCGAATACAAGTCTATAGAAATTCAAAAAATTTAGGCCAATTTAAAAACCGTAATAAAATTGTAGACTATGCACAAGGCAAGTATATAAAATACTTGGATTCTGATGATCTTATTTATCCTTATGGTTTGGAGCAATTGGTTTATTATATGGAGCAGTTTCCCAATGCTGGATATGGATTTTGTTCAATTAAACAGGATCCCAACAGAATATATCCATTATTATTAGCACCCTCTGAGAGTTATGAGGAGCACTTTATAAAAAAGAATAGGATATTTGATAAGGCACCATTGTCTTCTATAATAAAAAAAGAAGTTATTCTTCGATATGGGGGGTTTCCACATGAAGCTGTGAGTGGTGATTTTGCAATGTGGTGTTTGTTGGCTCAAACCGAGAATGTGGTCCTGATGCCCCAAGGAATAGTTTGGTATAGAACGCATGAAGGTCAAGAAATGCAAAAAACTAGAGATAGTACAATTGTAGAATTTGAATATTTTAAAGTAGCAGAATATTTTCTTAGTGATGTAAATTGTCCATTGGACAACATTGCTAATGAAATCGCATTGAAAGAAAATAGGAAAACTCAAAAGAAATATATATTCTGGAAGTTAAGACAACAAGGATTAAAAGTAGCATGGGATCTTATAAAAATGAAGAATGATGATTTTCACCTTAATGGCATCAGTCACGATTAGTAAGAGAATTTATGCACATTACAAAACAAAAAATATCTCATGTTCTTCGAAATCCATTCAGAATTGTGATTTGGCTAATAACAAGATTACCTTATTTCCGCTTTTTAAAAGACTTCGAGCACACCAATTATCCAGTAACTTTTAGTTTATGGTTTAACCAGAAAGTATTAGGGTATAATAAAAACGCTTATTGGCCAGTTCACAAAAGCAGCAGGGTTGTAGGTGAACAAAACATTTATGTGGGAGTGGGCACTTTTCCTGGTTATCAAAGAAACGTTTATATACAAGGGACAGGTAAGCTGATTTTTGGCAATTATACGGGTGTTGCACAAAATTCCGGGGTTTTGAGTGGTAACCATAATATCTATGATCATAGAAAGTTAATACCTAAGGACACTAATATAGGGTCTTATTGCTGGATTGGGATGAATTCTGTAATAATGGGGGGTGTTACTTTAGGAGACCATACAATTGTTGGTGCCGGATCTGTAGTTACAAAATCCTTTCCTGCCGGATATTGTATTATTGCTGGATCACCAGCTGAGGTTATTAAAGAACTCAATCGAAGTGAGGTAATAGACTATGAATATGAGGTAAAATACCACGGCTATATTAGGGCCGAACAATTCGATAGCTACAGAAAGAAATATCTAACGGTATGAATTTCACAACGGTAATCTTCATTCTTGTTAATCGTTCAGAATACTTTACTCAAAGAACTGTTAGAGAACCAGATTTGAACGAACGATATACCACCGTAAAATTCATCATCCAGGAAGTTAATTATCCTCAATATCCTTTTAATAGCAAAAAGATATAAATCAGATGGATATTTTTAGAGGATAGAGGGAGGTCCGTCTCAAGAATATATTGAGCATGAGTATCACAATTATTATTTATTAGGTGAGGGAATGTATATTAATGAACGGAATTTTTTTTGTCAAATGTATAACCCG
Encoded here:
- a CDS encoding Glycosyltransferase involved in cell wall bisynthesis; amino-acid sequence: MKPLLINTFDVGGAANACIRLHKGLMNNNIDSKVLVKEASKNFEQVHQISITALQSSLRTKISKKSKNILGELNLYSEKPDPFISQRSFGLEMFSYPNSDYDLTASVLYKEATLVNLHWVARFLDYPSFFKKNTKPVVWTLHDQNPFSGGDHINEEFLGIDEKGLPIKRKLSKIERKVFKENLAIKKEALQPIDNLNLVVLSSWMQNEVNKSELFSNYNTTLIPNGLDSTIFKPSDKNFCRELLDIPLDKKVILFVSDLFSRQLKGFEFMKRAMLQIKNKDVLFLSVGGGFDEPLNNNNHKHIGFINDEKLMSVVYSAADAFVIPSLMDNLPNTVMESIMCGTPVIGFPVGGIKDMIKDNLNGHLTDEISVASLADGINDFLNKSDSFDTDAIRKDAVERYDLSIQVNAYINLYQSLIT
- a CDS encoding Sulfotransferase family protein; this translates as MSKHIYFLHLPKTAGTSLDVLLKLQYSKKDIHPWDNVNFPELQAKYRDKLLQPQEFKILKGHYTYGIHQYFSGAEDFKYITFLRNPVDRVKSHIRQYLRMPNSYIYKEFKKENNLFNFIRNNSSFGLSNLQTGWISGHNDTTGLDLDKLFHEAILNIEKDFMYVGIVEQFDESLFQIYKLLNWKYKPYYSALNKSSEKEIDNIQFDNDCIKLIEDLNYYDMQLYKKYKAKVILNHSTVNQDEYMTYINRLKLFQKIHVAYLTMKNYIR
- a CDS encoding Glycosyltransferase involved in cell wall bisynthesis, with protein sequence MIPKVSVITVTYNAKNTINDTIHSVLSQTYCNLEYIIIDGQSHDGTLDIIRGYGDAIDSLTSEPDHGIYDAMNKGIIKSSGDYILFLGADDVLYDSETINTVSENLVNQNDLVYGNVIKVPQNIVYDGPFNLFKLIYKNICHQAIFYHKRIFDTNGLYRLEYKVNADWDFNLRCFQNPNIKTVYIQQNIAYFNAEGVSSNTHDEAFEFQKKRLIAIMPIWVKICFKFRKYYFMKWVSKNFLNFNYD
- a CDS encoding Glycosyltransferase involved in cell wall bisynthesis, which encodes MTKVSVIVPNYNHEKFLAPRLESIVNQTYKDFELIILDDASTDNSLEIIENYVNHFPGLIKFYPSDQNSGSPFIQWDKGIKCAEGEYIWIAESDDFASIYFLEYLVPLLEENKEVGIVCAKSNAINANGIEISEVHPIFRGFEPQLFTTNVSLTKYFKGIRFIENDLVYRCLIPNVSGILIRKSNYLGAGGLNLDYKRNGDYDLYFRLLSFSDIIFYNRTLNNTRYHDEKLTASNNAQSFKELSSILKPIFNTLKLSSSKRLEIMSFYFTVYKYDIFLNDTFSVIEKIKIFKNLSSLSGELNIKFFKFCLQRLKIYLAKKLK
- a CDS encoding Glycosyltransferase involved in cell wall bisynthesis, whose protein sequence is MKHCKTILFVVHESKKSGAPLLLLNLLRMFEQSAAFNIEILISKTGELDDAFDAIAATYFYNPKYLSALNLKSKILRKVLPKAQTLKRYQKNLYHNLEAKNYDCIYFNSLGCYPIFPFLENYKAKKVVHVHELNDVVSGMDQHTVKKMLNNADVIVSSYNVVTDFLKNQFQIQQNDILQNAVYLFPDRKVAIDALDEVPKPADAIFRIGGCGSVELRKGTDIFVDFAIKTIKEMPEVSLEFIWVGNAQTELAETLKATIKTEKLEHHITFVGSTPTPEVYFKTLDVFFLSSREEAFGLVALENAYCKNPLVCFDIIGDLPLFINQYKCGKVIPKYDFNVFKAFIMELIEDSSYARALGEEGKKAVVNYFNIEDQAKVIKEVLVL
- a CDS encoding Glycosyltransferase like family protein, which codes for MISIIIPSRNALALNRISENISKTIGVPFEIIDYDNTDDGFGICKIYNVCAAKAICSYLVFCHDDIEFCSHDWGKVLLKILGETTIGIVGVTGATFKSKYPAPWVSIPQKHYRCQLTNNFPDNESDYEEVAVLDGCFMAMRKQVWEEFKWNDRQIPDFHLYDIDISERVFRNYRLVVAKNLSVNHRSEGNFDEIWFKQSKNYFEINSNKFPITVERMSPKYEDYLNAYSIKSLLFRRGRINLSIFEVLTYSIQILINYPKIFSFGLLKNIIKPK
- a CDS encoding Glycosyltransferase involved in cell wall bisynthesis, yielding MSRLTIIYFLPDEALGVATIVKNLLEYRKIHSNFYYKVILTRQLEREAQHIDYQFNADEQLVFKYSGLDNLTGVLKRLKGYIPNDKSILVANDGLELRMVNYFRLQNPVIYIIHGDFDYYYKISRLYQGVIDKFIAYSLQTEARLIQLLNPEDLHHIELLYYPVPEKPLRQIQPKSLDLLFVGSFVDRKGVQFLPEIYKSIKDKLGNISFKIAGFGKLEPMLKSGFRNESTVQLVGKVSNDDVFRLMMEAKVLVFPSLSEGLPNVVVEAMKCGCVPVCSDIKSGIPDLIDHGIEGFIVDTGNVTRFAEHIVKLLENEKLLHEMAFNAANKAHEMFKPNKNAENYENAVVNTVAQTKSYVSGDLGRLLNHPIFPNFVVKQIRKLGLSTKL
- a CDS encoding Glycosyl transferase family 2 — encoded protein: MAVNKPLVSVLMTAFNREKYLQSAVESLLKSTYYNWELIILDDCSTDSTFSLAQHLAAKDERIQVYRNSKNLGQFKNRNKIVDYAQGKYIKYLDSDDLIYPYGLEQLVYYMEQFPNAGYGFCSIKQDPNRIYPLLLAPSESYEEHFIKKNRIFDKAPLSSIIKKEVILRYGGFPHEAVSGDFAMWCLLAQTENVVLMPQGIVWYRTHEGQEMQKTRDSTIVEFEYFKVAEYFLSDVNCPLDNIANEIALKENRKTQKKYIFWKLRQQGLKVAWDLIKMKNDDFHLNGISHD
- a CDS encoding transferase hexapeptide (six repeat-containing protein) — encoded protein: MHITKQKISHVLRNPFRIVIWLITRLPYFRFLKDFEHTNYPVTFSLWFNQKVLGYNKNAYWPVHKSSRVVGEQNIYVGVGTFPGYQRNVYIQGTGKLIFGNYTGVAQNSGVLSGNHNIYDHRKLIPKDTNIGSYCWIGMNSVIMGGVTLGDHTIVGAGSVVTKSFPAGYCIIAGSPAEVIKELNRSEVIDYEYEVKYHGYIRAEQFDSYRKKYLTV